From Xiphophorus couchianus chromosome 23, X_couchianus-1.0, whole genome shotgun sequence, one genomic window encodes:
- the LOC114138929 gene encoding histone-lysine N-methyltransferase SETD7-like isoform X2: MDSDDESVEEVVEGPLDEDGQPHGVCTVTYSSSDRFEGHFTHGEKNGKGKFFFFDGSTLEGFYVDDGLQGQGLYTHEDGSVLHGTYVDGELNGPAQELDADGRLVFKGQYKGNIRCGECWIYYPDGGSVFGQVNEDGEMTGSSTAYIYPDGCTALYGSFVGGEITEARLATLTSNQTGRPRFQIAPNSPVYSYDKSTSTCIATHALLPDPYESQRVLVAESLIKGAGQGLFAKAAAEPGTVMAFYNGVRITHSDVDSRDWALNGNTISLDDDTVIDVPQPFDQTERYCASLGHKGNHSFTPNCQYEP, translated from the exons ATGGACAGCGACGATGAAAGCGTGGAGGAGGTGGTGGAAG GCCCGTTGGATGAAGATGGCCAGCCCCATGGTGTCTGCACAGTCACCTATTCCTCCAGTGATCGCTTCGAAGGACATTTCACCCACGGAGAGAAGAATGGGAAGGggaagttcttcttctttgatgGAAG CACCTTGGAAGGTTTCTACGTTGACGATGGTCTGCAGGGCCAGGGGCTGTACACACACGAGGACGGCAGTGTCCTCCATGGGACGTATGTCGACGGTGAACTCAACGGGCCAGCTCAGGAGCTGGATGCAGATGGCCGCCTAGTCTTTAAGGGTCAGTACAAAGGCAACATCCGCTGTGGGGAGTGCTGGATCTACTATCCT GACGGGGGCAGCGTGTTTGGGCAGGTCAATGAGGACGGGGAGATGACTGGCAGCTCCACAGCCTACATCTACCCAGATGGCTGCACGGCTCTCTATGGAAGCTTTGTGGGCGGAGAGATCACCGAGGCTCGCCTCGCCACACTGACCTCCAACCAGACCGGAAGGCCACGCTTCCAGATCGCTCCAAACA GTCCTGTCTACTCCTATGACAAGTCCACCTCCACCTGCATCGCCACCCACGCTCTGCTGCCGGACCCGTATGAGAGCCAACG GGTGTTGGTGGCAGAATCTCTGATTAAAGGAGCCGGTCAGGGACTTTTTGCCAAGGCAGCTGCTGAGCCGGGTACCGTCATGGCTTTTTATAACGGAGTCCGGATCACGCATTCTGAT GTGGACAGTCGGGACTGGGCTCTGAATGGAAACACCATCTCACTTGACGACGACACTGTGATCGACGTCCCACAGCCGTTCGACCAGACGGAGAGGTACTGCGCCTCTCTGGGTCACAAGGGCAACCACTCCTTCACTCCCAACTGCCAGTACGAGCCGTAA
- the LOC114138925 gene encoding histone-lysine N-methyltransferase SETD7-like isoform X2 → MDSDDESVEEVVEGPLDEDGQPHGVCTVTYSSSDRFEGHFTHGEKNGKGKFFFFDGSTLEGFYVDDGLQGQGLYTHEDGSVLHGTYVDGELNGPAQELDADGRLVFKGQYKGNIRCGECWIYYPVCAVVRTGAACLGRSMRTGR, encoded by the exons ATGGACAGCGACGATGAAAGCGTGGAGGAGGTGGTGGAAG GCCCGTTGGATGAAGATGGCCAGCCCCATGGTGTCTGCACAGTCACCTATTCCTCCAGTGATCGCTTCGAAGGACATTTCACCCACGGAGAGAAGAATGGGAAGGggaagttcttcttctttgatgGAAG CACCTTGGAAGGTTTCTACGTTGACGATGGTCTGCAGGGCCAGGGGCTGTACACACACGAGGACGGCAGTGTCCTCCATGGGACGTATGTCGACGGTGAACTCAACGGGCCAGCTCAGGAGCTGGATGCAGATGGCCGCCTAGTCTTTAAGGGTCAGTACAAAGGCAACATCCGCTGTGGGGAGTGCTGGATCTACTATCCT gtgtgtgctGTGGTTAGGACGGGGGCAGCGTGTTTGGGCAGGTCAATGAGGACGGGGAGATGA
- the LOC114138930 gene encoding microsomal glutathione S-transferase 2-like, giving the protein MATDSPLLLAAVTLLSAFQMGYLARRVGWSRMAHKILPPVVSGPPEFERTFRAHQNCVEFYPLFLVSLWTCGMFFSEVLAAATGLVYMAARQLYFNGYTQSTKKRLPGFYLTLAALLTLSVLAVVGITRGLLDKYFYTPI; this is encoded by the exons ATGGCAACAGATTCCCCTCTTCTCCTGGCTGCGGTGACCCTTCTATCTGCCTTCCAGATGG GGTACCTGGCCCGCAGAGTTGGATGGTCTAGAATGGCTCACAAGATCCTCCCTCCTGTAGTCTCTGGTCCTCCAGAGTTTGAACGAACGTTTCGTGCGCA tcaGAACTGTGTGGAGTTCTACCCCCTGTTCTTGGTGAGTCTGTGGACCTGTGGGATGTTCTTCAGCGAGGTGCTAGCTGCAGCAACAGGTTTGGTCTACATGGCGGCCAGGCAGCTCTACTTCAACGGCTACACCCAGTCCACCAAGAAAAG GTTACCTGGCTTTTACCTGACCCTGGCTGCACTTCTCACCCTGTCCGTTCTGGCTGTGGTCGGAATAACGCGCGGACTCCTGGACAAGTACTTTTACACCCCTATCTAA
- the LOC114139661 gene encoding histone-lysine N-methyltransferase SETD7-like, with the protein MASPMVSAQSLIPPQWFLTPLLEGRTPATFRCVPCPTHGSCLFCVRSTLEGFYVDDGLQGQGLYTHEDGSVLHGTYVDGELNGPAQKLDADGRLVFKGQYKGNIRCGECWIYYTDGGSVFGQVNEDGEMTGSSTAYIYPDGCTALYGSFVGGEITEARLATLTSNQTGRPRFQIAPNSPVYSYDKSTSTCIATHALLPDPYESQRVLVAESLIKGAGQGLFAKAAAEPGTVMAFYNGVRITHSDVDSRDWVLNGNTISLDDDTVIDVPQPFDQTERYCASLGHKGNHSFTPNCQYEPFVHPRFGPIKCIRTLRAVQKDEELTVAYGYDHESLGKNGPEAPDWYKRELEVFQQRQAAPVSH; encoded by the exons ATGGCCAGCCCCATGGTGTCTGCACAGTCACTTATTCCTCCA CAGTGGTTTCTAACTCCtctcctcgagggccggacacctgcaacttttagatgtgttccTTGTCCTACACACGGCAGCTGTCTGTTTTGTGTCCGCAGCACCTTGGAAGGTTTCTACGTTGACGATGGTCTGCAGGGCCAGGGGCTGTACACACACGAGGACGGCAGTGTCCTCCATGGGACGTATGTCGACGGTGAACTCAACGGGCCAGCTCAGAAGCTGGACGCAGATGGCCGCCTAGTCTTTAAGGGTCAGTACAAAGGCAACATCCGCTGTGGGGAGTGCTGGATCTACTATACT GACGGGGGCAGCGTGTTTGGGCAGGTCAATGAGGACGGGGAGATGACTGGCAGCTCCACAGCCTACATCTACCCAGATGGCTGCACGGCTCTCTATGGAAGCTTTGTGGGCGGAGAGATCACCGAGGCTCGCCTTGCCACACTGACCTCCAACCAGACCGGAAGGCCACGCTTCCAGATCGCTCCAAACA GTCCTGTCTACTCCTATGACAAGTCCACCTCCACCTGCATCGCCACCCACGCTCTGCTGCCGGACCCGTACGAGAGCCAACG GGTGTTGGTGGCAGAATCTCTGATTAAAGGAGCCGGTCAGGGACTTTTTGCCAAGGCAGCTGCTGAGCCGGGTACCGTCATGGCTTTTTATAACGGAGTCCGGATCACGCATTCTGAT GTGGACAGTCGGGACTGGGTTCTGAATGGAAACACCATCTCACTTGACGACGACACTGTGATCGACGTCCCACAGCCGTTCGACCAGACGGAGAGGTACTGCGCCTCTCTGGGTCACAAGGGCAACCACTCCTTCACTCCCAACTGCCAATACGAGCC GTTTGTCCACCCTCGTTTTGGACCCATCAAATGCATCCGAACACTGAGAGCTGTGCAGAAAGACGAAGAGCTCACGGTCGCCTACGGTTACGATCACGAGTCATTGGGGAAAAACGGCCCGGAGGCTCCTGATTGGTACAAACGTGAGCTTGAGGTTTTCCAACAAAGACAGGCAGCTCCTGTGAGCCACTGA